Sequence from the Phaeodactylum tricornutum CCAP 1055/1 chromosome 20, whole genome shotgun sequence genome:
CAAGACCAAGGATTGGACAGACTTTACGGTGTCCCGTTTCCAAACTTTTCAAGCGAGTCGAGAGGTGTTTGTGAACCGTCACGATGAAGGAACCTACGATCGTTTGCACCATTTTTACGCAGCGGTTGCCACATTGTTTCAAAGTGGCCACTTGGGAGGTACACGAATTGTTGCCCGTAAATACTAAAACAGTAGCTTATTGTTAATCGCCGGTTGTTAACCACTTATAGTCTAtgagatcaagaagcttgACAATGTTAGTGCACAAGTGAGTTGATAGCTTGTTTGCCCTGCTCGCTCGCCCGCCCAAACTAGACGCTTCTTTTGTAGGTCAACGCAAGAGGCTAACTAGCACTGTATCTAGCAGGAAAAAGGAGGAGAGTTGAATAATCTCTTGAATGTTCCTCAATCTAGCTTCCGGGCAATAAGAGATTTCAAAGCTGCAGAACTACTCTTAGAGTCAAGCTTGAGCTAGAGAGCAGGACACTCGATATGGCAGGTAGTAACAGCTGTTGTACCGCGACTGGCGATGAGTCATTTTCAGAGTCAATTTTCAATCGATTCTGACTGTCAGAAGAAAATCGTTCGTGAttcgacgatgacgaggaacACCATCGTCATCCGATAGAAATGAAAACAAAAGGCTATCCTACGAAGCTCTTCGATGCGGATGAAAAGAACCACACACCACCACGGTTCATAGAACAGCGCTTCACTCCTTTGATTTACATTGTCCAGTGCTGCTATGAAACTTTACGGCGTTCCATTGTCCCCGCCGTTTCGGGCAGTGGCTTGGACGCTGCTACAAAAAAACGTTCCCTTTAAAATCCAAATTACAGTTCCGGGAGCTACCAATAAAATCGGTTCCTTGCATGACTCCTTTCTCTCCAAAACGAAATCTCGTAGCGGTACAGTACCTGTgctggaagaagatgatgggATAACTCTATCGGAGAGTCCGGCGATTCTGACGTATCTTTGCGAGAAGCACCAGTGGTCAGATTTGTATCCGAACCAGCCCGGAACCGCTCACAAGGCATTGATCGATTCCTACCTGCACTGGCATCACGAGAATACCCGTCTGATCGCAACGCTTACCATGCCCTATACCAGGCCTGATCTAAACCGAACTTGTACTCAAGAACAAGAGTCGGGGGTACAATCCGTGCTCGAATCACTTGATCAAGGCTGGTTGGCGAACGATGCTTACATTGGGGGCAGCGACCAGGCTTCAGTTGCCGACCTTTTGGCTTATGAGGAAATTGCGCAAGCTTCTATGACGGGCGTTTTGGATGAGACTATTTCCCACTCCCACCCCAACTTACAGGCCTGGATGAATAGAATGGAGGCGTTGCCCTTTCACGATGCGGCTCACGCGTCACTCGTTGCACTGGGAAACCTCAAAGAACCGGCGGACGATACTCCCATGATGAAGCGACTGGGCGCAGCTACAAAAGAAGGGATGAAAGCTTTGCAAGACGCGCAACAGACATATGTTTCTTAGTTTGTGTTTGGTATCGACAACAAGCAAAATAGCAAGACCCTGCGCTCGGCTAGACTTGTTGTAACTTTTACCCAGTGCCCATAAGAAATCTCTCAACCTTGGTTCTCTTTCGATCTTACTATACCTCCCC
This genomic interval carries:
- a CDS encoding predicted protein, with product MKLYGVPLSPPFRAVAWTLLQKNVPFKIQITVPGATNKIGSLHDSFLSKTKSRSGTVPVLEEDDGITLSESPAILTYLCEKHQWSDLYPNQPGTAHKALIDSYLHWHHENTRLIATLTMPYTRPDLNRTCTQEQESGVQSVLESLDQGWLANDAYIGGSDQASVADLLAYEEIAQASMTGVLDETISHSHPNLQAWMNRMEALPFHDAAHASLVALGNLKEPADDTPMMKRLGAATKEGMKALQDAQQTYVS